The genome window GCTACTCTTTTACAGATGATGATCGTATCATGATAGTTCGAGAGTATATGGAGAGTGGGCTCCCAGCAGAAGAAATCATCAAGAAATACTATATAAGCAGTCGTACAGTGCTATTTTCTTGGATGGATAAGTTCTTAAATGAAAAAGATTTGTTATCTTTGCCGCCAGAAGACCAAAACCGTGACGATATGGCAAAGACAACAAATGAACAGTTGAAAGAGAAAGATGCAGAGATTAAGCGTCTCCGCAAGGCTTTGGAGTTAGAGAAGCTTCGCTCTAAGGCATTCTCCACCATGATTGACCTCGCAGAAGAAACCTTCAATATTCCTGT of Segatella copri contains these proteins:
- a CDS encoding transposase, with the translated sequence MKRKTRIERVYNEDTGWFETREVELNSYSFTDDDRIMIVREYMESGLPAEEIIKKYYISSRTVLFSWMDKFLNEKDLLSLPPEDQNRDDMAKTTNEQLKEKDAEIKRLRKALELEKLRSKAFSTMIDLAEETFNIPVRKKSGTKQ